One segment of Defluviitalea raffinosedens DNA contains the following:
- the gatB gene encoding Asp-tRNA(Asn)/Glu-tRNA(Gln) amidotransferase subunit GatB codes for MNYEIVCGIETHIELATKTKIFCGCTTEFGGEPNTHCCPVCTGQPGALPILNQKVVQYAIKAGLALNCKINTKSHMDRKNYVYPDLPKAYQISQYDEPLCENGYIELDSGKRIGITRIHIEEDAGKLVHEDGYTYIDYNRGGVPLIEIVSEPDISSAEEAKEYAEKLQLIMRYIGISDCKMQEGSMRCDVNLSLRKPGDPNFGVRTEIKNINSLSFIQKAVMAEAERQADILDAGGTIVQQTMRYDEATNSVTPMRDKENSDDYRYFPDPDILRFSIDEEKVEEIQRSLPELPFDKLKRYMNVLGLPEATAKQIFRYRKVAEFFEGALAEGASVKNTANLIVGTIFSNMDTEEEKELFAIKISASQFAALVKLADEKKINIGVAQSTLQKMLETGKSVEEFIKPEDLVGISDDVLESLCKEAIDANPKAVADVRSGKDKAINTMFGYIMKKTGGKADIRKAETLLRKLIGE; via the coding sequence ATGAATTATGAAATAGTCTGCGGCATTGAAACCCATATTGAGTTGGCAACCAAAACCAAGATTTTCTGCGGCTGCACCACCGAATTCGGGGGAGAGCCCAACACCCATTGCTGTCCTGTTTGTACCGGCCAGCCGGGGGCTCTTCCCATCCTTAACCAAAAAGTGGTGCAATACGCCATTAAAGCCGGACTGGCACTGAACTGCAAAATCAATACCAAATCCCATATGGACCGAAAAAATTATGTATATCCCGATTTACCAAAAGCTTACCAGATTTCTCAATATGACGAACCTCTGTGTGAAAATGGTTATATCGAGCTTGATAGCGGCAAGCGTATCGGCATTACCCGAATTCATATCGAGGAGGATGCCGGAAAACTCGTCCATGAGGACGGGTATACCTATATTGACTATAACCGTGGCGGTGTTCCACTGATTGAGATTGTTTCTGAACCAGATATTTCTTCTGCCGAAGAGGCAAAAGAGTATGCCGAAAAGCTGCAGCTGATTATGCGCTATATTGGTATATCAGACTGCAAGATGCAGGAAGGATCTATGCGCTGTGACGTCAACCTTTCGCTGCGAAAGCCTGGTGATCCCAATTTTGGCGTGAGAACCGAAATCAAGAATATCAATTCCCTAAGTTTTATTCAAAAGGCTGTTATGGCCGAGGCGGAAAGGCAGGCGGATATTCTGGATGCGGGAGGAACCATTGTTCAGCAGACCATGCGTTACGATGAAGCAACCAATAGCGTTACTCCTATGCGTGATAAGGAAAACTCTGATGATTACCGATACTTCCCTGATCCCGACATTTTGAGATTTAGTATCGATGAGGAAAAAGTAGAAGAAATTCAAAGATCCTTGCCTGAGCTTCCCTTTGACAAGCTCAAACGATACATGAATGTCCTGGGGCTTCCTGAAGCCACAGCCAAACAGATTTTCAGATACAGGAAGGTAGCTGAATTTTTTGAAGGTGCTCTGGCTGAGGGAGCAAGTGTTAAAAATACGGCTAACCTGATTGTTGGTACCATTTTTTCCAATATGGACACTGAAGAGGAAAAGGAACTATTTGCTATTAAAATTTCGGCCTCCCAATTTGCAGCACTTGTAAAGCTTGCTGATGAGAAAAAAATCAACATAGGAGTTGCCCAGAGCACCTTGCAAAAGATGCTGGAAACCGGCAAATCAGTAGAGGAGTTTATCAAGCCGGAGGACCTTGTGGGTATCTCTGATGACGTGCTTGAAAGTTTATGTAAGGAAGCCATTGACGCCAATCCCAAAGCGGTAGCCGATGTCAGAAGCGGTAAGGATAAAGCCATCAATACGATGTTTGGCTACATTATGAAGAAAACTGGCGGTAAGGCAGATATTCGCAAAGCTGAAACTTTGTTGAGAAAATTGATCGGAGAATAA